The Leucobacter chromiiresistens genome has a window encoding:
- a CDS encoding DNA polymerase III subunit delta', which translates to MEYWAEIVGQPEAVRTLDAAAAPDAAPSHAWLITGPPGSGRSNLAFRFAAALISRGPDREAVFAQVRARTHPDLGVLTTQKLLIDIKAARDIVTTAHYSPAEGRYRVIVIEDADRMPERTSNVLLKALEEPPERTIWILCAPSEADLLPTIRSRARSLRLVTPGAADIARLLHERDGMDAELAERAARLAQSHIGMARRLASDPEALARRERTLDAALGVQTLGDAMRAAATLVKVAEADAAALTEALDQREREDALRSLGLAAGAAIPPQMRSQIRALEEDQKRRATRSLRDGIDRILTDLLSLFRDVLLTALHGEPALINRERAAAIADLAERWGPERALAVVTAVEVARERLGRGITPGLVLEALFATQSSADTLVPGAAEIGAPR; encoded by the coding sequence GTGGAGTACTGGGCGGAGATCGTGGGTCAACCGGAGGCGGTGCGCACCTTGGACGCGGCCGCGGCGCCCGATGCGGCGCCCTCGCACGCCTGGCTCATCACGGGCCCTCCCGGCTCGGGCCGCTCGAACCTCGCCTTCCGCTTCGCCGCCGCGCTGATCTCGCGCGGGCCGGATCGCGAGGCCGTGTTCGCCCAGGTGCGCGCCCGCACCCACCCCGATCTCGGCGTGCTCACCACGCAGAAGCTGCTGATCGACATCAAGGCCGCACGCGACATCGTCACCACGGCGCACTACTCGCCGGCCGAAGGGCGATACCGGGTCATCGTGATCGAGGACGCGGATCGGATGCCCGAGCGCACGTCCAACGTGCTGCTGAAGGCGCTCGAGGAGCCGCCCGAGCGCACCATCTGGATCCTCTGCGCGCCGAGCGAGGCCGACCTGCTGCCCACCATCCGCTCCCGCGCGCGCTCGCTGCGCCTCGTCACGCCCGGCGCGGCCGACATCGCGCGGCTGCTGCACGAGCGCGACGGCATGGACGCCGAGCTCGCCGAGCGCGCGGCCCGGCTCGCGCAGAGCCACATCGGCATGGCGCGCCGACTCGCGAGCGACCCGGAGGCGCTCGCACGGCGTGAGCGCACGCTCGACGCCGCCCTCGGCGTGCAGACGCTCGGCGACGCGATGCGCGCAGCGGCGACGCTGGTCAAGGTCGCCGAGGCCGACGCCGCCGCCCTCACGGAGGCCCTCGACCAGCGCGAGCGCGAGGATGCCCTGCGCAGCCTCGGCCTGGCCGCCGGGGCGGCGATCCCGCCGCAGATGCGCAGCCAGATCCGCGCCCTCGAAGAAGACCAGAAGCGGCGCGCGACGCGCAGCCTGCGAGACGGCATCGACCGCATCCTCACCGACCTGCTCTCCCTCTTCCGCGACGTGCTGCTCACCGCCCTGCACGGCGAGCCGGCGCTCATCAACCGCGAACGCGCGGCAGCGATCGCCGACCTCGCCGAGCGGTGGGGGCCGGAGCGCGCCCTCGCCGTGGTGACGGCGGTCGAGGTCGCCCGCGAGCGGCTCGGGCGCGGCATCACCCCGGGGCTCGTGCTCGAAGCCCTCTTCGCCACGCAGAGCAGTGCCGACACGCTCGTACCGGGCGCCGCCGAGATCGGAGCACCCCGATGA
- a CDS encoding alpha/beta hydrolase: MSRTPSAAPLRGRRSSSARGRRLLGIVALATTAALAITGCAPIAALVQQATAREPELPPRPDGTVEGFGAQQPDWVPCGDGLECAVVHAPLDWEQTSGETISLSLVKQQALGGDAIGTLFVNPGGPGASGIDYLSGGVGGAVQTEVQEAYDVVAWDPRGVGASTPVTCLDDAAMDDYLFGVDPAEQGLEMGSDAWMNAALAHERDFGEACLEQSGDLLAHVSTAETVRDLDMLRAIAGDPQLNYLGYSYGTYIGARYADAYPERVGRLVLDGAMDPSATLADVVREQTRGFETALRAYTTDCLTRDDCPLDGPVDVAMAQISALLDRVEAEPLTGSDGRAFTVSTMLTAIITPLYSQSNWGYLDELFSTVAAGDADTGLMLADFYYDRQNGAYLSNSTEAFTAINCLDYPAGSSDRDQMRADAAELDEIAPTIGRFQGYGDLACAAWPEQPTSERGPVTGAGAAPILVVGTTGDPATPYRWAESLAEQLESGVLVTYQGEGHTAYGENDCIDDTIDAYLLTGATPASDPQCS; encoded by the coding sequence ATGAGTCGCACGCCGAGCGCCGCCCCGCTTCGCGGCCGCCGGTCGAGCTCGGCGCGCGGTCGGCGGCTGCTCGGCATCGTCGCGCTCGCGACCACCGCGGCGCTCGCGATCACGGGCTGCGCCCCGATCGCCGCCCTCGTGCAGCAGGCCACCGCCCGCGAACCGGAGCTGCCGCCCCGGCCCGACGGCACCGTCGAGGGCTTCGGCGCGCAGCAGCCCGACTGGGTTCCGTGCGGCGACGGGCTCGAGTGCGCCGTCGTGCACGCCCCGCTCGACTGGGAGCAGACCTCGGGCGAGACCATCTCTCTCAGCCTCGTGAAGCAGCAGGCCCTCGGCGGAGACGCGATCGGCACGCTGTTCGTCAACCCGGGCGGGCCCGGGGCCTCGGGCATCGACTACCTCTCGGGCGGGGTCGGCGGCGCGGTGCAGACCGAAGTGCAGGAGGCCTACGACGTCGTCGCGTGGGATCCGCGCGGCGTCGGCGCATCCACCCCCGTCACCTGCCTCGACGACGCGGCCATGGACGACTACCTCTTCGGCGTCGACCCGGCCGAGCAGGGCCTCGAGATGGGCAGCGATGCCTGGATGAACGCGGCGCTCGCGCACGAGCGCGACTTCGGCGAGGCGTGCCTCGAGCAGTCGGGCGACCTGCTCGCGCATGTGAGCACCGCCGAGACGGTGCGCGACCTCGACATGCTGCGCGCCATCGCCGGCGACCCCCAGCTCAACTACCTCGGCTACTCCTACGGCACCTACATCGGCGCGCGCTACGCGGACGCGTACCCCGAGCGCGTCGGCCGACTGGTGCTCGACGGGGCGATGGACCCGTCGGCCACGCTCGCCGACGTGGTCCGCGAGCAGACGCGCGGCTTCGAGACCGCGCTGCGGGCCTACACGACCGACTGCCTCACCCGCGACGACTGCCCGCTCGACGGCCCCGTCGACGTGGCGATGGCGCAGATCAGCGCGCTGCTCGACCGCGTGGAGGCCGAGCCGCTGACCGGATCGGACGGGCGGGCCTTCACCGTGTCGACGATGCTCACGGCGATCATCACGCCGCTCTACAGCCAGAGCAACTGGGGCTACCTCGACGAGCTCTTCTCGACCGTGGCGGCGGGCGACGCCGACACCGGGCTCATGCTCGCCGACTTCTACTACGACCGCCAGAACGGCGCCTACCTCAGCAACTCGACCGAGGCGTTCACCGCCATCAACTGCCTCGACTACCCGGCCGGCAGCTCCGACCGCGATCAGATGCGCGCCGACGCGGCCGAGCTCGACGAGATCGCGCCGACCATCGGCAGGTTCCAGGGGTACGGAGACCTCGCCTGCGCGGCCTGGCCCGAGCAGCCGACCTCGGAGCGCGGCCCCGTCACGGGGGCGGGCGCCGCGCCGATCCTCGTCGTCGGCACCACCGGCGACCCTGCGACCCCGTACCGCTGGGCCGAGTCGCTCGCCGAGCAGCTCGAGAGCGGCGTGCTCG
- a CDS encoding RNA-binding S4 domain-containing protein, protein MAGDSVRVDTWVWGVRLAKTRSQATAACRAGHVRVNGATAKASQAVRLGDEVRVRRNGFDTIYRVAGLPVRRGSAADAAQHFDDLTPPPPPRVERPAEIVRDRGAGRPTKRERRDIDRLRGRGDAG, encoded by the coding sequence ATGGCCGGTGACAGCGTACGAGTCGACACATGGGTCTGGGGCGTGCGCCTCGCCAAGACGCGGAGCCAGGCCACCGCCGCCTGCCGCGCCGGGCACGTGCGCGTGAACGGCGCGACCGCGAAGGCGTCTCAGGCGGTGCGGCTGGGCGACGAGGTGCGCGTGCGCCGCAACGGCTTCGACACGATCTACCGCGTCGCGGGGCTCCCGGTGCGGCGCGGCAGCGCCGCCGACGCCGCGCAGCACTTCGACGACCTCACGCCGCCCCCGCCGCCGCGCGTCGAGCGGCCCGCCGAGATCGTGCGCGACCGGGGCGCGGGCCGGCCGACGAAGCGCGAGCGGCGCGACATCGACCGGCTCCGCGGCCGGGGCGACGCGGGCTAA
- a CDS encoding YigZ family protein gives MEYETIAAAVDAEQEISRSRFLVRLERVDDEAAARAVIARVRAEHPRARHHCSAFVLGPDGRVQRSNDDGEPSGTAGAPMLDALVSAGLSDVVAVVTRYFGGVLLGAGGLTRAYRSTVASATLLARRQRRGLRRSVALSCAYDVAPQIEAEARRRGYAVGAAEYTDRVVQRFALADDEVEAFASLAAELSAGAAAVEVGDAAYVDLATGAGRLAP, from the coding sequence ATGGAGTACGAGACGATCGCGGCGGCGGTGGACGCCGAGCAGGAGATCTCGCGATCGCGGTTTCTCGTGCGCCTCGAGCGGGTCGACGACGAGGCCGCCGCGCGGGCGGTCATCGCCCGCGTGCGCGCCGAGCACCCGCGAGCCCGGCACCACTGCTCGGCGTTCGTGCTCGGCCCCGACGGGCGCGTGCAGCGCTCGAACGACGACGGGGAGCCGAGCGGCACGGCGGGCGCACCGATGCTCGACGCGCTCGTCTCGGCGGGCCTCAGCGATGTCGTGGCGGTCGTGACTCGCTACTTCGGCGGCGTGCTGCTCGGGGCGGGCGGGCTGACGCGGGCGTACCGCTCGACCGTGGCGAGCGCGACGCTGCTCGCCCGGCGGCAGCGGCGCGGGCTGCGGCGATCCGTCGCCCTCAGCTGCGCGTACGACGTCGCGCCCCAGATCGAGGCCGAGGCGCGGCGGCGGGGGTACGCCGTGGGAGCCGCGGAGTACACCGACCGCGTGGTGCAGCGCTTCGCGCTCGCCGACGACGAGGTCGAGGCGTTCGCGTCGCTCGCGGCGGAGCTGAGCGCCGGTGCGGCCGCAGTCGAGGTGGGCGACGCCGCGTACGTCGACCTCGCGACCGGCGCGGGGCGCCTCGCGCCGTGA